DNA from SAR324 cluster bacterium:
TCAACAGGGTTGCCCCAATCACCCCGGTGCCGTACCAAAGCCACTGACGTTCTTCCAGCCAGAGTAAGCCCAGTCCGATCAGTCCAAGCCATGGCAAGAACAGGAAAATCACTAGTAAGAGCAGGACAAGAGACCCTCCACGAGTATGGTTTGTAGAGGGTGACGGTTCAGGGGTTGGCATGATTTTTGAGGAGTGTGAGGGAACGTGCTTTATTTTTCTTTAGAGGTTGTCTTATGAGTTTTATTTTTGACAGTCACAATAGCGTGTTGCGGTTTCGAAAAATGGTGGAACGGTACTACCAGATCCCCTATGAAGAGGCCCTGAATTCGGCGGATCCTCGGGAATTGCGCCGAATTTATCGTTCCTGCCACCCAACGCAGGCTTTATTTAACTATTTTTAAACCAACTCGGTTTTAGGCATTCGACGCCAGAAGAACCAACCAACCGCCAGCAGCAACGTCAGGAAGACAGCCAAGCTAACAAAAGCATAGTTGCGAGAGTCCACCGGGATATTGGAAATCCTGATCTCCAACAGGCTGGCATCACTGGCTTGTGCCCTCCACGCCAGAAAGTCGACATCACCGAAGGTTTGATTCCCCTGGAAGGTCAATTGGGAAGAATTCACGTCCAAACGTTTGGCTGGAGTGAAGACGCTGACCCGATCCAGTGGATGAGCGTAGCGCTTCTGGAGCAAGTGACTGCCCAGAAAAACAGGAATGGTGTATTGGAAGAGCAGTTGAGTGTCTCCTGGTGGAAAGCCACGAGTCCAGCGCAATTGATTGCCCTCCTGTTGATAGGTTTCCGGACCGTCTTCGAGAACACGAAAGTTTTCATGTGCGTTTGGTAGTTCCATCAACAAGGGAGATTGGGTGCTGAGAATATTGTCCTCGGTCGGATTCTGGACGCTGATGACCTCCGTGACGATAAGTTGATCAATATTGGACTCGAAGAACAATGAGGACTCACTGAAGACCAGTGTACTGGTAACGAAGCTGGTGGACGGTAGACGGATGTCCACAGTAATCAGTTGTTGTTCCGGACGCATGAAGAAAACCTCAGAGCTATAGAGGTTTCCTTCAAATCGAGTTCCCAGACGGTATCCGGCTCGGTCATCCTGGGGAGGGTTCTCGAAGTGAAAGCGACCTGTATCGTCGGTCTTGGCTCGTCCAACTGGACCAGCGGGTACGACTTCACCGCTAGGATCGAGTACGAATTTGATCAGCACTACATCCAGGCCTTCGGAGAGGGAAACTCCCTGGGGAACTTGGACCTGTCCCTCGATTGAGATTGGGTTGTTGCTCTCTTCAGCCGCTAGGGTAGTCCAGCTAAGCAGGGAACCAATGATGATCAGGGCTAACAGAAGTTGAACTGTTTGGAGAAATCCGTGATGATTTTTGCAAGGGGGCATCGGTTGAAAAGCTCCGCTAACGTGATTCTTTGTGGGGAGGATAGGAATGCCGTTGTCTGATGATTTGAACCGCACTCGACTGAAGCGCCGAATTGACGAACTACATGTCGATGTGCGCCGCCTGCAACGTCCACAAGAGCGCCATCAAGCTCTCAAGGAACTGGATCAACTGACCGTGGAATACATCCGTGCACTCTGTACGGAAATGAAATATGTCTTTCAGCAGAGTGCCTTGCTGCAGGAAGAACTGCAACCTGATCCAGAGCCTTCATTGGCAACAGAAGATTTGCTGGAACCACTGATGCTGCAGGAAACTTACCGAGAAGTGGTTGAGCGTCTAGGCTGGAATCTGCCTGATGAACAACGACCAGAAGTGCCAGTGATCTTGCCTGAACCTGATAAGGAAGAAGAGATCAGCTTCGAATCTCCCCAGGATCTACGTTACTACGTGGAAGTCCAGATCGAGGATTGGGGGAGCAACCGAGACCGCTTCGCCTTGCTTGAAAAAATGACGCTGGAAGTACCCTTATGGCAGGAGTGGGTCGAAGAATACCGAGCTGAAAAATCACCCAAGGTGCGGCATCCAGGAATCGAGGGACGCTGTACAGTGGAAATTGGTAAGCTCCTTGGCGTGCAGCCAGCACTGATCTCGGTCCAGGTACTCAAGTGTGCAGAGGGTATGCGCTAGGAAGACTGCTTGCGTAGTTCCTGTTTCACCTCTGCTGCCAAACGACCCAGTGGGTAATCTTCCAGATTCACGAAGCGCATCAGTTGGGCTAATCGAGGCTGAACCTCGTGTACTCGCTGGAACATTTGTTGAGCCAACCAACGATAATTCTCATGCCCCTGCGGAGTAGTTCGTAACTCCACCAGCCACATCAAGGAGCGCAGGTTGATCTTCAACGACCAGCGTAGCTGATACGCCATCGGTACCACATATTGTGCTTCTTGTGGAAATTCTCCCTCCAACACTTCAAATGCACTATCTGCTTTCTCCAGAACCTTCCTCACTGGACTTTCCAGTCCTGCATCAATCAATGATTCTGGGACTGTATAGCCAAGTCGGGTAGTCAGTCGCTGCCGCTCCTGAGTCAATATTCGATGTCGGTGTAGATCTCGGTAGGAGCCATAATCCCCAACGATGTCGAAGGTGTAGCTTGCATGCTCCAGGGCACGACCTAGCTTGTGGCGTCGGTGCTCACGTAAGTCTGCCCATTGGCGTAAAAGGTGCTCTCGTACTTGGTCCGACATCCCGCACACATTCTCCCTGGCTTGGGCAAAGGACAACGCACTGTTTTCGTAGAATAGAGCTGCCAGCACCTCGATCTCTGCTTCTGGATCGTAGCTCAGCAGTTCAACGCTGGCGCTCTGGGGAGTTGATGACTCTAGTGTTTGTGGTTGGACCCAGCGGTTGAAAAAGTTCTGGCTTTGCTGCTGGAAATTCAGTTGGCTGCAGAAGTGTCGATGGGTTGGATCTGCCCGCCGAATGAAAGAGGGAACGACTTGCTGTAACTCCTGCGCAGCTGCACTGGCCAGATCCTGAAGTTCCTGCAAGGTCTGTAAGCGGAGGCGAATCAGTAGTCCTTCGAAGAAGCGTCCATTCCCAAAGACGCCCATGTTTGTCAGTGTTGAGGCTGGTAACAGGCCACGCAGCAGGTCAAATCCTCGTGCACGAATCGAACGTTCATAGGCCGTTTGTGGTTGATCAGGTTCGGGTGGCAAGACCTTGCGCAGATATTCTCTAACCGGTTCAATCAGCTCAGCATAGGTGCGAAAAAGCTCTCGGTTTGTCTCCAGATAGAGTTCTGTGTGAGTAGAAGCAAGCACCCGTGGGTCTTTGTAAAATTGGAAGTCTCCATTGACCTGCTGGGCGAAGCTGACATAGCGGGTAGATTTCTCCAATGGCGAACCACCAATCCTTGCGTCCTCCAGCACCTTGGTTGCTAGAATGGAAACCTGTTCCAGTGCCAGGTGAGCACCTCCTAATTCACCAATGGAGTCATCTCCGTAGCCGTCGAGAATACGATCATAAAAGGACTGGGCCTTGGTCAGTGCCAGCCGAGAATCTTGGGAAGTGGAAGGAGCTTGAAATCCAGCCTCATCATTTTGTAGAAATTCTCGCAGCAGTAAAGTACGGAGACCTAGTGTGGAGCGAGAATAGCGGGAAAAGAGTGCTCCCTTGATGACTTCTGGAAGATTGGTCAGCACGAACACCGGGCGTTCGGTGTTCGTTACGTAAGGCGCAAGCTGGAGTTGCTCTGCTGGACTGAAGGACTCGTGGCTTTCCAAGACCGATTGCGATTAGGGTGCTGGGATTCCACGCGAATTGGGGAGGGCACTCTGTTGATCCAGAGGCTTAGGCAAGTCAGCGTCGGTATATTTGGTCTTTTCGTTGGGAGTGTAGGTGTCACGGAGCAAGTCACGCGTAAAGTTGAATGATTCCCGTGAGTGATAGGCCATCCCAATGACACCTGTATCCATCCGGATTGCCTGCTTAGGACAGGCTTCCACACATAGGCCACAGAAGACGCAGCGCAACTCATCGATATCAAAACGAACTGGATACTTCTCCACCGAAAAGTCTGGGTGCTCTCCAGCTTCAATATGGATGCACTTTGCTGGACAAACTGTCTCACACATGTAGCAAGCAACACACTTGAGGAAGCCATCATCACGACGGGTAAGCCGGTGTCGGCCTCGCCAGCGTTGAGAAACTGGTCGCTCTTCTTCTGGATACTGAATCGTCACAACGTCTTTTTTACCGACGATGTTGCGGAAGAAGTGACGCATCGTGTGTTTCAGTCCAACAGCAATGCCAGGAATGTAGAGGGCTTCCTTGAGTCCTTCGCTACGATCTACTTTCTTGACCTTAAACTTCATATCAGGCTCACGAGGAGAAAAGAAATCAAGCTAGGGCCACGATGATGATTGCCGTGACCACGGTGTTTAGCAAGGCAACCGGGAGTAATTTTTTCCAACCCAGGGCCATTGTCTGATCAAAGCGGAATTTTGGTACCGTCCAACGAATTTGAATCTGGAACCAGCAGAAAATGAAGGTGAAGCTGGCGAACTTGCCAAATTGGAGCAGGGTCACTAGCCACTGTGGTGCGGATTTCCAGTGATAGAGCCAAGGCACTTGGTAGCCACCGAAGAATAGAGTCGTGATCAGAGCAGCAACTCCAACAATGGCAATGTATTCCGCAAGCATGAAAGACGACCAGCGCATTCCAGAGTACTCAACAAAATATCCGGCAACAATCTCGGATTCTCCCTCTGGGGCATCAAAAGGTGCTCGCTTGGTTTCTGCAATCAAGGCCGTAAAGAAAACAACAAATCCCAGAGGTTGTGTGAAGACACCCCACTTGGGAATCAGACCGAACCAGTGCTCTCCCTGGCCTTCAACGATTGCACTGACCTGTGTGGATCCGTAGACCATGAACAGTCCCATCAGCGAAAGCCCCAGAAAGACCTCGTAGGAGATCATTTGGGCTGAAGCCCGTGTTCCACCAAAGAGGGCGAACTTGCTGTTAGAGGATGCTCCTGCCAGCACAGCACCGTAGACACCCAGGGATGTGATGGCAAAGATGAAGAGAAGTCCAGGCTGTACGTCGGTGACCTGAAATTTGAAATCACCGATTGGACCAGCAATCGGGATGATGGCAAAGACCGCTACCGCTGACATGAAGCTGAAGAAGGGCGCGATTGTATAGAGAAATTTATCAGCACCCTTAGGAATCAGATCTTCTTTGAAAATTGACTTCAGTGCATCAGCAGCAATATGCAGTAGGCCTCGCCCTCGGTACGATCCAATGTTCGCACGGTTGGGACCGATTCGATCCTGAACGGCAGCACTCCACTTGCGTTCCATCAGGGTCATGAATGTACCCAAGGGCATCGCAAAGAGCAGCAGGATGAAGAGGATTTTCAACACATCCTGCACAAACGGCAGGGCTAGAAATTCTAGAACAAGTTGCATGGTTTTCCAGTTGACTCAGCGGTCGAGTTCTCCACCGATCATGTTGATGGAACCAAAAATTGCGATGATATCTGCGACGTAGTGTCCGAGAGCCAACTCGGGCATGGCTTGAACATAGTTGAAACAGGGTGGACGGACACGACATTTGACTGGATCACCAGAACCATCGGAGACGAGATAGAAGCCTAGTTCTCCGTTGCCCCCTTCGATGGGTTGGTAAACTTCTCCAGCCGGTGGATGGTGACCTTCCATCACCATCTTGAAGTGATCGATCAATCCCTCAATGCTACCATAAACTTCTTTCTTGTCCGGATAGCCCAAGTACCGTTCGCGTGTCATCACCGGTCCGTAAGGAATCTTGTCGATAGCTTGTTCGATGATCGATATGCTTTGCCGCATCTCTTCCATCCGGACCAGGAAGCGGTCATAGGAATCACCGACTTCTCCAATGGGAATTTCGAAATCCAATTCATCGTAGACAAGGTGTGGATCTGCTCGACGGATGTCGTAGGGTACTCCGCAGGCGCGCAGCAACGGGCCCGTGAAGCCGTAGGAAATCGCTTTTTCTTTGGAGAGGACACCAATGTTCTTCATGCGGTCGATGAAGATCTTGTTGCGAGTGACGAGTTGATCTCCCTCTTCAATCACCTCTCGAACTTTTTCGAGCCGGACTTCCACTTCCTTTAGAAAGCCATCTGGGAAATCGGTGCTGTTGCCACCAAAGCGAGTCCAGTTGATAGTAACTCTCCCACCAGTGACCTGTTCGAGCAGTTCGTAGAGATATTCCCGTGCCTTGATGAACCAGAGGAAGAAGGTGAATCCGCCGACTTCCATCGCGCAGGCAGCAAGACAGGTGAGATGATCGGTGATGCGGGAAATTTCACCCATGATCACCCGGGCAAACTGTGCCCTCCTTGGAATTTCAACACCGAATAACTTCTCAACAGCCATTGAGTAGCCGATGTTGTTGAGCACCGGTGAAACATAATTGAGGCGATCTGTGTAAGGAATGACCTGAATCCACTTGGAATTCTCAGACTCTTTCTCAAAGCCCCTGTGCAGGTAGCCGATTTCTGGCACCATTCCAACAATCTGCTCACCATCCAAGTAGGTAGTCAGACGCACGATGCCGTGCATTGCTGGGTGAGCTGGACCGATTTCGATGCGCATGATCGAGGTGTCTGAGTCTTCGGGTGGAGCTGGGATAATTGCTCCTGGCAGATGAACC
Protein-coding regions in this window:
- a CDS encoding FAD-dependent thymidylate synthase encodes the protein MESHESFSPAEQLQLAPYVTNTERPVFVLTNLPEVIKGALFSRYSRSTLGLRTLLLREFLQNDEAGFQAPSTSQDSRLALTKAQSFYDRILDGYGDDSIGELGGAHLALEQVSILATKVLEDARIGGSPLEKSTRYVSFAQQVNGDFQFYKDPRVLASTHTELYLETNRELFRTYAELIEPVREYLRKVLPPEPDQPQTAYERSIRARGFDLLRGLLPASTLTNMGVFGNGRFFEGLLIRLRLQTLQELQDLASAAAQELQQVVPSFIRRADPTHRHFCSQLNFQQQSQNFFNRWVQPQTLESSTPQSASVELLSYDPEAEIEVLAALFYENSALSFAQARENVCGMSDQVREHLLRQWADLREHRRHKLGRALEHASYTFDIVGDYGSYRDLHRHRILTQERQRLTTRLGYTVPESLIDAGLESPVRKVLEKADSAFEVLEGEFPQEAQYVVPMAYQLRWSLKINLRSLMWLVELRTTPQGHENYRWLAQQMFQRVHEVQPRLAQLMRFVNLEDYPLGRLAAEVKQELRKQSS
- a CDS encoding NADH-quinone oxidoreductase subunit D → MNASELTTISAEELKPVHLPGAIIPAPPEDSDTSIMRIEIGPAHPAMHGIVRLTTYLDGEQIVGMVPEIGYLHRGFEKESENSKWIQVIPYTDRLNYVSPVLNNIGYSMAVEKLFGVEIPRRAQFARVIMGEISRITDHLTCLAACAMEVGGFTFFLWFIKAREYLYELLEQVTGGRVTINWTRFGGNSTDFPDGFLKEVEVRLEKVREVIEEGDQLVTRNKIFIDRMKNIGVLSKEKAISYGFTGPLLRACGVPYDIRRADPHLVYDELDFEIPIGEVGDSYDRFLVRMEEMRQSISIIEQAIDKIPYGPVMTRERYLGYPDKKEVYGSIEGLIDHFKMVMEGHHPPAGEVYQPIEGGNGELGFYLVSDGSGDPVKCRVRPPCFNYVQAMPELALGHYVADIIAIFGSINMIGGELDR
- a CDS encoding carboxypeptidase-like regulatory domain-containing protein, with amino-acid sequence MPPCKNHHGFLQTVQLLLALIIIGSLLSWTTLAAEESNNPISIEGQVQVPQGVSLSEGLDVVLIKFVLDPSGEVVPAGPVGRAKTDDTGRFHFENPPQDDRAGYRLGTRFEGNLYSSEVFFMRPEQQLITVDIRLPSTSFVTSTLVFSESSLFFESNIDQLIVTEVISVQNPTEDNILSTQSPLLMELPNAHENFRVLEDGPETYQQEGNQLRWTRGFPPGDTQLLFQYTIPVFLGSHLLQKRYAHPLDRVSVFTPAKRLDVNSSQLTFQGNQTFGDVDFLAWRAQASDASLLEIRISNIPVDSRNYAFVSLAVFLTLLLAVGWFFWRRMPKTELV
- a CDS encoding NADH-quinone oxidoreductase subunit H; its protein translation is MQLVLEFLALPFVQDVLKILFILLLFAMPLGTFMTLMERKWSAAVQDRIGPNRANIGSYRGRGLLHIAADALKSIFKEDLIPKGADKFLYTIAPFFSFMSAVAVFAIIPIAGPIGDFKFQVTDVQPGLLFIFAITSLGVYGAVLAGASSNSKFALFGGTRASAQMISYEVFLGLSLMGLFMVYGSTQVSAIVEGQGEHWFGLIPKWGVFTQPLGFVVFFTALIAETKRAPFDAPEGESEIVAGYFVEYSGMRWSSFMLAEYIAIVGVAALITTLFFGGYQVPWLYHWKSAPQWLVTLLQFGKFASFTFIFCWFQIQIRWTVPKFRFDQTMALGWKKLLPVALLNTVVTAIIIVALA
- a CDS encoding NADH-quinone oxidoreductase subunit I; this encodes MKFKVKKVDRSEGLKEALYIPGIAVGLKHTMRHFFRNIVGKKDVVTIQYPEEERPVSQRWRGRHRLTRRDDGFLKCVACYMCETVCPAKCIHIEAGEHPDFSVEKYPVRFDIDELRCVFCGLCVEACPKQAIRMDTGVIGMAYHSRESFNFTRDLLRDTYTPNEKTKYTDADLPKPLDQQSALPNSRGIPAP